A genomic window from Triticum urartu cultivar G1812 chromosome 7, Tu2.1, whole genome shotgun sequence includes:
- the LOC125520480 gene encoding BAG family molecular chaperone regulator 1-like has product MMRGKDQRPAAFSPMRESVAAAVQEEVWEVRPSGMLVQKRTPDSDPPPGGAPVPTIRVKVKYAGVYHEVYINSQASFGELKKLMSEKTGLHPDDQKVVYKDRERDSKAFLDMVGVKDRSKMTLLEDPTAQAKRLIEERRNAKAQRAAKAISRVSLDVDKLASKVSALETIVSKGGKVVEADLVTLTEALMSELLKLDAIVAEGDVKDQRRIQEKRVQKNVETLDAIRAKMTKKNSTPAATANKARAPHLPPRPPPAQQHQQRRQFQPAAPTTATAPAPQTATASWDTFDLLSSTPSSSSPAPVSTMALATTTSPSPRFEWELF; this is encoded by the exons ATGATGCGCGGGAAGGACCAGCGGCCCGCGGCATTCTCCCCGATGAGGgagtcggtggcggcggcggtgcagGAGGAGGTGTGGGAGGTCCGGCCCAGCGGCATGCTGGTGCAGAAGCGCACCCCGGACTCGGACCCGCCCCCCGGCGGCGCGCCCGTCCCCACCATCCGCGTCAAGGTCAAGTACGCCGGCGTGTACCACGAGGTGTACATCAACTCCCAGGCCTCCTTCGGGGAGCTCAAGAAGCTCATGTCAGAGAAGACGGGGCTGCACCCGGACGACCAGAAGGTGGTGTACAAGGACAGGGAGCGCGACTCCAAGGCCTTCCTCGACATGGTCGGCGTCAAGGACCGCTCCAAGATGACGCTGCTCGAGGACCCCACCGCCCAGGCCAAGCGCCTCATCGAAGAGCGCCGGAATGCCAAGGCCCAGCGCGCCGCCAAGGCCATCTCGCGCGTCAGCCTCGACGTCGACAAGCTCGCCTCCAAG GTGTCGGCGCTGGAGACGATCGTTAGCAAGGGCGGCAAGGTGGTGGAGGCCGATCTGGTCACGCTCACCGAGGCGCTCATGAGCGAGCTGCTCAAGCTGGACGCCATCGTCGCCGAGGGCGACGTCAAGGACCAGCGCCGGATCCAGGAGAAGCGGGTGCAGAAGAACGTGGAGACGCTGGACGCCATCCGCGCCAAGATGACCAAGAAAAACAGTACACCTGCTGCAACGGCCAATAAGGCCCGGGCGCCGCACCTGCCCCCTCGTCCGCCGCCGGCGCAGCAGCACCAGCAGCGCCGGCAGTTCCAGCCCGCTGCGCCCACCACGGCGACCGCCCCCGCGCCGCAGACCGCGACGGCGAGCTGGGATACGTTCGACCTGCTGTCCTCCACGCCCTCTTCTTCCTCACCGGCGCCGGTGTCCACCATGGCGCTGGCGACCACCACCTCGCCGTCCCCGAGGTTCGAGTGGGAGCTCTTCTAG